One window of the Tachypleus tridentatus isolate NWPU-2018 chromosome 10, ASM421037v1, whole genome shotgun sequence genome contains the following:
- the LOC143229617 gene encoding BCL11 transcription factor A-like isoform X1: MSRRKQERPQPRKLITPATEIIQDTLTCGVCHKEFALSDILEFIQHKVRTCNKENCLLYEEENYSSGDENEDRKQPNTNDENKSGRPKSVSPCGMKALRRKRRHSMDDFCPQSSFKNTRENENVKEPSVYVCSTCKQPFATAWFLLQHVQHMHGIKIYLETNNIKEENLDCDKSTVFSLKQVAASTMSNSLSGQSLISGGHKSSNHPSLELLRMPLGERQSNASLNNKYLPCQTSQGSKVGILGNTYQRLHSNTTLSLISLDSHNSLDKALFDRSRRSSVGRGFDRQNDFYSNRLRQLAGATSPTSIRQSKLASIFSQTLASNQSVTLCPKQAVSPTLRQKESEQSESTKLKSCEFCGKSFRFQSNLIVHRRSHTGEKPYKCHICDHACSQASKLKRHMKTHRNSGTGSTENASFGSGRSTPDEKEEGSQNNHESIKVDNNEEEDEEEDLEEDDEELEEEEFEETGVENISTETPKNVLETFTQMETTDKREQSNPSRKRQSLLGEVLEKIGLGHIQQYNEAYKQALEESSAQKSVLTSDTTSQDDSTSLSYSKNNKYINQTPLDFGDSLFSALEISVDPNKNNKLGIDDSQDEKNSLYAGLWLPSPRTYTSQGVASTKDQMSASKSALMVTTSSRLGNSPTSLPRTSTPSTTANPKTKEQRRNDTCEFCGKIFKNCSNLTVHRRSHTGEKPYKCELCSYACAQSSKLTRHMKTHGRFGKDVYRCRLCNMPFSVVSTLEKHMRKCVLNQNSLSMDKDGDSVESNEDKQLSEATVLSTRDSDSRETC; encoded by the exons ctGCCACGGAAATAATACAAGATACCCTTACGTGCGGTGTTTGCCATAAAGAATTCGCCTTATCCGATATCTTGGAGTTTATCCAACACAAAGTACGaacttgtaataaagaaaactgctTGCTGTACGAAGAAGAAAACTATAGCAGTGGGGATGAAAACGAAGACAGGAAACAACCTAATACAAATGATGAAAACAAAAGTGGTCGACCAAAAAGCGTGTCACCGTGTGGAATGAAGGCATTGCGAAGAAAACGAAGACACTCTATGGATGATTTCTGTCCTCAAAGCTCCTTCAAAAATACACGAGAAAACGAAAATGTTAAAG AACCAAGCGTCTATGTGTGTTCCACGTGTAAGCAGCCATTTGCCACAGCTTGGTTTCTGTTGCAACACGTGCAACATATGCATGGCATAAAGATCTACTTggaaacaaacaacatcaaagaGGAGAATCTGGATTGTGACAAATCAAcagttttctctttaaaacaaGTTGCTGCTTCTACTATGTCCAATAGCTTGTCTGGACAAAGTCTGATATCTGGAGGACACAAGTCATCCAACCATCCTTCTTTGGAACTTCTTCGGATGCCTCTTGGTGAACGACAGTCCAACGCATCGttgaacaacaaatatttacCATGTCAAACTAGTCAAGGATCCAAGGTTGGTATCCTGGGTAATACGTATCAACGCTTACACTCTAATACTACTTTAAGTCTTATTTCGTTAGACTCCCATAATTCCCTGGATAAAGCACTCTTTGATCGTTCTCGAAGATCTTCTGTCGGACGTGGTTTTGACCGCCAAAATGATTTCTATTCAAACAGACTACGTCAATTAGCAGGGGCTACGAGTCCTACCAGTATACGCCAAAGCAAACTGGCTAGCATATTTTCACAAACATTGGCATCCAATCAGTCAGTAACGTTATGTCCAAAACAGGCCGTATCTCCGACACTCAGGCAGAAAGAAAGTGAACAGTCAGAATCAACTAAATTAAAATCATGTGAATTTTGTGGCAAATCTTTTCGATTTCAGAGCAATCTTATAGTTCATCGTAGATCACACACTGGTGAAAAACCCTATAAGTGTCACATCTGTGATCATGCCTGCTCACAAGCCAGCAAACTGAAACGACATATGAAAACGCATCGAAATAGTGGAACAGGATCAACAGAAAATGCAAGTTTTGGTTCAGGAAGATCAACTCCTGATGAAAAAGAAGAAGGCAGTCAGAATAATCACGAGTCGATCAAAGTAGATAACAATGAAGAGGAAGACGAAGAAGAGGACCTGGAAGAAGACGACGAAGAACTTGAAGAAGAAGAGTTTGAAGAAACTGGagttgaaaatatttcaacagaAACTCCTAAAAATGTGTTAGAAACCTTTACTCAGATGGAAACGACTGATAAAAGAGAACAATCCAATCCATCAAGAAAAAGGCAGTCACTTCTGGGCGAAGTATTAGAAAAAATTGGATTAGGTCATATTCAGCAATACAATGAGGCCTACAAGCAAGCCTTAGAAGAAAGCAGCGCTCAAAAGTCTGTACTTACGAGCGATACAACGTCTCAAGATGACTCAACCAGCCTGTCTTAttcgaaaaataataaatacattaatcaGACACCGTTAGACTTTGGCGATAGTCTTTTCAGTGCCTTGGAAATTTCAGTAGAtcctaacaaaaataataaacttggtATTGATGATAGTCAAGACGAAAAGAATAGTCTCTATGCAGGCTTGTGGCTACCTTCTCCCCGGACTTATACCAGTCAAGGAGTAGCGTCCACCAAAGACCAAATGTCAGCCAGTAAAAGTGCCTTGATGGTGACCACCTCTAGTAGATTAGGTAATTCGCCAACTTCCTTGCCCAGGACCAGTACACCCTCAACAACAGCCAATCCGAAAACAAAAGAACAGCGGCGGAATGACACGTGTGAGTTCTGTGGTAAAATTTTCAAGAACTGCAGCAACTTAACGGTGCACCGACGTTCCCACACCGGTGAAAAGCCTTACAAATGTGAATTGTGTAGTTATGCGTGTGCCCAGAGCTCTAAATTAACACGTCATATGAAGACCCACGGGCGGTTTGGAAAGGATGTATATCGTTGTCGCTTGTGTAATATGCCTTTTTCGGTGGTAAGTACATTGGAAAAACACATGAGGAAGTGTGTGTTGAATCAGAACTCTTTGTCAATGGACAAAGACGGAGATTCTGTAGAAAGTAACGAAGACAAGCAGTTAAGTGAAGCCACTGTATTATCTACTAGAGATTCAGATTCTAGGGAAACATGCTAA
- the LOC143229617 gene encoding BCL11 transcription factor A-like isoform X2: MKALRRKRRHSMDDFCPQSSFKNTRENENVKEPSVYVCSTCKQPFATAWFLLQHVQHMHGIKIYLETNNIKEENLDCDKSTVFSLKQVAASTMSNSLSGQSLISGGHKSSNHPSLELLRMPLGERQSNASLNNKYLPCQTSQGSKVGILGNTYQRLHSNTTLSLISLDSHNSLDKALFDRSRRSSVGRGFDRQNDFYSNRLRQLAGATSPTSIRQSKLASIFSQTLASNQSVTLCPKQAVSPTLRQKESEQSESTKLKSCEFCGKSFRFQSNLIVHRRSHTGEKPYKCHICDHACSQASKLKRHMKTHRNSGTGSTENASFGSGRSTPDEKEEGSQNNHESIKVDNNEEEDEEEDLEEDDEELEEEEFEETGVENISTETPKNVLETFTQMETTDKREQSNPSRKRQSLLGEVLEKIGLGHIQQYNEAYKQALEESSAQKSVLTSDTTSQDDSTSLSYSKNNKYINQTPLDFGDSLFSALEISVDPNKNNKLGIDDSQDEKNSLYAGLWLPSPRTYTSQGVASTKDQMSASKSALMVTTSSRLGNSPTSLPRTSTPSTTANPKTKEQRRNDTCEFCGKIFKNCSNLTVHRRSHTGEKPYKCELCSYACAQSSKLTRHMKTHGRFGKDVYRCRLCNMPFSVVSTLEKHMRKCVLNQNSLSMDKDGDSVESNEDKQLSEATVLSTRDSDSRETC; this comes from the exons ATGAAGGCATTGCGAAGAAAACGAAGACACTCTATGGATGATTTCTGTCCTCAAAGCTCCTTCAAAAATACACGAGAAAACGAAAATGTTAAAG AACCAAGCGTCTATGTGTGTTCCACGTGTAAGCAGCCATTTGCCACAGCTTGGTTTCTGTTGCAACACGTGCAACATATGCATGGCATAAAGATCTACTTggaaacaaacaacatcaaagaGGAGAATCTGGATTGTGACAAATCAAcagttttctctttaaaacaaGTTGCTGCTTCTACTATGTCCAATAGCTTGTCTGGACAAAGTCTGATATCTGGAGGACACAAGTCATCCAACCATCCTTCTTTGGAACTTCTTCGGATGCCTCTTGGTGAACGACAGTCCAACGCATCGttgaacaacaaatatttacCATGTCAAACTAGTCAAGGATCCAAGGTTGGTATCCTGGGTAATACGTATCAACGCTTACACTCTAATACTACTTTAAGTCTTATTTCGTTAGACTCCCATAATTCCCTGGATAAAGCACTCTTTGATCGTTCTCGAAGATCTTCTGTCGGACGTGGTTTTGACCGCCAAAATGATTTCTATTCAAACAGACTACGTCAATTAGCAGGGGCTACGAGTCCTACCAGTATACGCCAAAGCAAACTGGCTAGCATATTTTCACAAACATTGGCATCCAATCAGTCAGTAACGTTATGTCCAAAACAGGCCGTATCTCCGACACTCAGGCAGAAAGAAAGTGAACAGTCAGAATCAACTAAATTAAAATCATGTGAATTTTGTGGCAAATCTTTTCGATTTCAGAGCAATCTTATAGTTCATCGTAGATCACACACTGGTGAAAAACCCTATAAGTGTCACATCTGTGATCATGCCTGCTCACAAGCCAGCAAACTGAAACGACATATGAAAACGCATCGAAATAGTGGAACAGGATCAACAGAAAATGCAAGTTTTGGTTCAGGAAGATCAACTCCTGATGAAAAAGAAGAAGGCAGTCAGAATAATCACGAGTCGATCAAAGTAGATAACAATGAAGAGGAAGACGAAGAAGAGGACCTGGAAGAAGACGACGAAGAACTTGAAGAAGAAGAGTTTGAAGAAACTGGagttgaaaatatttcaacagaAACTCCTAAAAATGTGTTAGAAACCTTTACTCAGATGGAAACGACTGATAAAAGAGAACAATCCAATCCATCAAGAAAAAGGCAGTCACTTCTGGGCGAAGTATTAGAAAAAATTGGATTAGGTCATATTCAGCAATACAATGAGGCCTACAAGCAAGCCTTAGAAGAAAGCAGCGCTCAAAAGTCTGTACTTACGAGCGATACAACGTCTCAAGATGACTCAACCAGCCTGTCTTAttcgaaaaataataaatacattaatcaGACACCGTTAGACTTTGGCGATAGTCTTTTCAGTGCCTTGGAAATTTCAGTAGAtcctaacaaaaataataaacttggtATTGATGATAGTCAAGACGAAAAGAATAGTCTCTATGCAGGCTTGTGGCTACCTTCTCCCCGGACTTATACCAGTCAAGGAGTAGCGTCCACCAAAGACCAAATGTCAGCCAGTAAAAGTGCCTTGATGGTGACCACCTCTAGTAGATTAGGTAATTCGCCAACTTCCTTGCCCAGGACCAGTACACCCTCAACAACAGCCAATCCGAAAACAAAAGAACAGCGGCGGAATGACACGTGTGAGTTCTGTGGTAAAATTTTCAAGAACTGCAGCAACTTAACGGTGCACCGACGTTCCCACACCGGTGAAAAGCCTTACAAATGTGAATTGTGTAGTTATGCGTGTGCCCAGAGCTCTAAATTAACACGTCATATGAAGACCCACGGGCGGTTTGGAAAGGATGTATATCGTTGTCGCTTGTGTAATATGCCTTTTTCGGTGGTAAGTACATTGGAAAAACACATGAGGAAGTGTGTGTTGAATCAGAACTCTTTGTCAATGGACAAAGACGGAGATTCTGTAGAAAGTAACGAAGACAAGCAGTTAAGTGAAGCCACTGTATTATCTACTAGAGATTCAGATTCTAGGGAAACATGCTAA